GCCAGGGAAGTGCccagctcccctctccctgtcccatgCCCTCTCCCACAGTTTGCAGCTGCCtgccgtgcccattccctccTGGGCAccacaggagctgccagccctgctcgctgccagctgccccagccctctgcAGTCAGCGATGTGAGGATGGAGCTcagctctccccatccccatttaTGATCCCTCACCTTGTGTTTCCAGGTTCTCGCAGAGCTCCGACTTGGCCTCTCCGTTGGGGCGGAACCCTCCCTTCTGGGAGAACTTGTTGGACATGGTGGCGGCCGTCACCACGGCCTTGAGGCTCCTCTTGCGCTTGGGGACGTTCTGCTCCGGGTGGAAGAGGATGATGTACACCTTGGGCATGTAGAGCATGCCCAGGGACACCGAGGCACTCAGACTCACCGAGATGGTGAGCGTCGTGGTCTGGATGTACATCTGCAAGACACAAGGCCACCAGCTGAGAGCCCAAAGCCCCTGTGGGACccaaaagggaaaggaggaaacgGGGAAACGAGGGAAAGTTGGGGTTAAATGAAAGGAGTGGGGAGGCAGTGCTGGAatggtggcagtgctggtgttCAAGGTGGGGTTTGATGCTCCACCAGcctcagggcaggagctgcaaggctggtgctgggcacagcaaggACACCTGATCCCAGGGCACGCCCCACTGCCCTTCTCCCTTCAACAGGTAATTCCCATTCCCCAGCTGACTCCTGGGCTCTTGTCATGTAAGTCACATATTACACACCGACGCTGCCTTTTTGCAGTCAAAACTAATTTCACGCTCACTGTCCAGGACTAACAGTGACAGATGTTTTGCAAAATGAAAGCCCATTAATCTGACTGTAGAATAATCCATTTTTCTATGGAGAGCAGTTGGCAGGCTCCTCTCAAGCCAGGGCATCTGAAGCAGGTGGCAACTGGAAGCAGAgaccccctccctctgcccatcccacCTCTCGGGGAGGCCAGGAGGGCAGGCCCCTGCTCCATGggcatccctgctctgccagcatctggctccttcccctccagcaTCCCCTTCTCTACCAGGCAGTTCTGAAGCTctggggatgagcagggagggggctctgggTCTCCAGATGCCTTTGCACACACCTGTGCGCAGGGCACCCACAAGGCCTTAGAAGGAGCCTTAAAGCAGTTCCTGAACTTCACCTGATTCAATATCCAGGGGTTCCCCAGGTGTTTCACAGGTGGCATTTCATGCCCTCTGAGAAGACAGCACCTGGAGGAGCCAGGGAAGcctgagggctgcagcagcagccagagcagggtccccatgtccccaggggcACACCTGAGGGTTTCTGAAGTGAAAAGGTGATGGAGACCACACGCGAGGCAgaggctctgcacagctcccaggagtgagagctggtgggacacagctgccccaggacccctccaggacccccccagGTCCCACTTTTGACCCTGTAATGCCAACCaggcccagagcccagagcgTTCCAGCCCCAGAGGGAAAATGCCACCAAGCTGGTTCTGAGTCAACTGAAAAACTTTGGTTTGTCCCCAGAATAAAACCTCCTGCTGTCACACGCGCCGGTTTGTTTGTTCCACCTTCTCTCTCTAGGCagtttttggaaataaaaatgtcatttcatCAAGCAAAGTCAAAACACATCTCTGTGCCAGAATATGTGcgcttttttatttcttccttttttttaatctactcCAACTCTCCAGACTCTGCCACGGGCGTCCTGGACCAGCCAGGAATGAGGGAAACACTgagagcccagctccaggcaccccaagccctgcctggggaccAGCACAGCGTGACCCTGgtggggcacagctcagctcagcacccTCACCTCCCTGGCTCCCtgtcttcccttcccttccattTCCATATTTTGTGCCTCTGCAGAGAGTCccccttccctgtgccttgGGGCTCGGGGGCGTTTCAgcgaggagggagggagcagctgagccaagCTGAGCCAAGCTGAGCcaagctgagctgagctcagacATCTCCCTGCGTGCTCCCCCCTCGCTCCTGGGCCActtttcccagtgctgccagggacTCCCCTGTGCTGAGACCCCgctggccccagccccagctccccaccccactctctgcctcctgcagcgCTTTTAGGGTCTCACAGGGCCACTGTGGCAACCTTCCCTCCATGCTGCATTTGCAGGAAGCGTTTTCTGCCCACTCCAGCCCCCGCAGCCGTGTCTCGCCGCAGCAAACCCCTCACCAGCTCAGACAGGAATATTTTTAGCCTGGAGCCTCCACACAGCcgtgcagctctgctcagttAACCTTTTGCCACTGCAAAAAATGACCATTTCTCACAGTTTCACTTCCCACTCTCTTAATTGGCTTCCAGCCCAGGACCTCGCTTTGCCCCTCCGTTAACGACACTGGAGCTTCCTCCTGAGCCTGGGAGGTGTGAGCTGTGCTTATTGAGCAagttccagctcctgctgcctccagggctggatcaaagagcacaggcagccctggctcagggcaATGACGCTAAAGGAACAGCAGTAACCCCAAAtgaccccacagcagcccccaaACCCGCGCTGTGCTCGGCTTTGCTGAGCCTGGGTGAGCCTGTCCTGCCCgagggagcagcccaggcttgaggcacagcccaggcttGTGCCTGTCCCACAGCAAATCTCTGCATGAATGGGAAGCTGTCTCCACTCTAAATCCAGACCTGGTCCCACTCCCAGGGGTTTTGCACCGtggtgggtgctggggaagggcaaACCTGCTCAGCATTCTGAAAACCACGGGACAGGCCCTCTcactccttcccttctctcttttccctggcTAAAAGCGAATGTGATAAACAGGCAAGCAGACAATGACTCCACTGTTCTGCTGCCACCTTATCAGTGCAGGAAATTGTCTCTTTCTTTAGATGCTCTGTTATTGCTATTCCTGTAATCCGCCGGGATCGGCGGGGATGAGAGGCTCTGCTCAGAAAAGGCTTGGGGGACTTGTTACAATAATGTGCCACCTCCATGCAAAGCTGTGGGCACgaggaaaagcaaataaaagtaaaaatgggGATTGTAATCCAACTCCTCTACACCACGAGGAAGCctttgctgcagccctgcagcctcagctggggTCAGGGCAGAAATGCCAGGGGTTCACAGGTGTGGATTTGCCCCGTGGCATCCTCAGGACTTCAGCCATGAGAGAACAACCCAGACAATATTCCTGGATTTCCTGTTCCCAAGGGTGCAGACGCtccacagagcccaggaggccctcagtcccagcagcagtggggtgAAGGGGATGGGATCCCTCCCCACAGTGAGCTGGGGGACACACTCAGAGCCACACCTTCCATGCAGGCCGTGCAACAGCTCATTTTCCACCCTTTTCTCCCCAAGAGTGCAAACCAACAACTAAAGCACTGAGGGAGCCCCAgtcacctgctgctccctccagcctcaTCTGAGCACATCCATCATCCCCCAGCTGCGGCCCAGGGACACTCAGAGCCCATTCCCAtggcctggggacactcagAGCCCATTCCCACATCAGCAGAGCAGAACTCCAGCCTGGAATCCCCAACCCCTCGAGGGTTGGCTCAGCAggctggaggcagggctgggctgtgagaCAGAGCTCCGAGGGGAGTTGGGAACATCACTTTTTTCGCCTCTAATCAGCTTGTTAGCAGCCTAATAACAGAGCAGACCTGTGCATTACAACCCCCAACGAGAGGCACAGCCTattgtggagctgctgcctgacaGGCAGCGTTCAGCAGCCCTAAATTATCCCGTGACAAGCTGCAGTGAAGAGGTGAGCAACCTTGCACATAATCTACAATCATTATCATTTCCATCTTTATTACCCACAGTATGCCAAGCACATTAAGGAGGCTTTCAGGGAGCTTTTGTTTTgcaataatttctttaaaaatctgctttcttgTTAGTATCTCCCCTGCCATCTCatcaaaatggaaatgctgcaaaaggctccatttatttcctttaattctCCTTCACACTTCCAGCCAGAGAAAGCCTGATGGGACTTTCTGGTTGAGCCAAGGTCAGAGGTGGCTGGGCAGACTCAGCCTCCTCGAGGGATGGATGCTCTGAGAAGAGATGCTCCAGGACACGACAAACTCAGCAAAAGCTCCCTCAGCAAACCTTTGCAACAGGTGTGTCCTAAAGCCATGGTGTCAGCAGCATGGGGACACACTCAGGGGATCCAGAGAGGGATCCGGGTGCTGGGACGCCCCAGGGATTtccagggaacagcagctccaaggTTTGTTCATCAGAGCAGCGCTGGCCTGGCAGGCGGGAGCTGTTTGCGTTCGACAGAAACGCGATGATTCCTGTTTTGGCTGGCAGGCAAAGGGATTTGGGTCTCATTCAtaagatttttattctttgttctTAATCCCTCGCACTTGAGCACGGAGCCTCATCCAGGCTGGCCTCGGTCCCATGGGAACTCAGCACTGGGAACAGGGgccagctgagcagcaccaggtccctttccatgcAGGAATTATGCCCATGACACCCTGGACCTGCCCCAGGGGGCtcatcctcccccagcccacacAGCAGCGGCCCACGAGGGGCAGTGGGGCCAACATGGAAAACTTCCCACCCTAATTCCCAAGCTGACCACGCTGCAGGGAAGTTCTCCTCTTGCTCAAAACaccacagcctctcccagccctgcacaccagACACCAGCCAGGCATCTCTCCTCCTTCCTTACCTTTTCCGCCGACTGCGACGTCCCAAAAAATATTGGGATGAAGGCTAACCACACAATGCAAGTCGTGTACATGGTGAACCCAATGGGCTTGGCTTCATTAAAGGTCTCCGGGACCCCGCGGGTCTTAATGGCGTACACAGTGCAGGTGACCATGAGGAGCATGCTGTACCCGAGCAAACAGATGAGGGACAGGTCCGAAATGTCACATTTGAGGATGCCCCGGGCAAAGTGGGGGTTTGTAGTCCGCTGGTCCTCGTAGTCAATGACAGAGTGGGACGGGTCCACGATGAACCAGATGCAGACGCCGACGAGCTGCAGGGAGATGAGGCTGAAGGTGATGACCAGCTGCGAGGCGGGGCTGATGAAGCGCGGGGCGCTCACCGACTTCTTGCCCTGCTCGAAGATGCGGTAGATGCGGTTGGTCTTGGTGAGCAGCGCGGCGTAGCTGATGCTcatgcccagccccaggaagaTGCGCCGCAGGGAGCAGGTGCTGAGGTCGGGCTCGGCGATCATCAGGAAGGTGGTGGCGTAGCAGAGGAAGATGCCCGTGAGCAGGACGTAGCTGAGCTCCCGCCCCGACGCCTTGACGATGGGCGTGTCGTTGTAGCGCACGAAGGTGATCACCACGAACAGGGTGGCGATGATGCCCACGATGGCGATGAACACGGGCACCACGGCCCAGGGCGAGCTCCACTCCAGCTTGATGATGGGGATGGGCGTGCAGCTGGTGTGGTTCTCGTTGGGCCGCTCGTTGAAGTGGCAGCGCTTGCAGTGGAACTCGTCCAGCTGGTACTGGTAGCCGTCGCAGCGCTcgcagtgccagcagcaggggatgcccTTCACCAGCTTCTTCCTCTCACCTGGCttgcagggcaggctgcagatggagctgggctgctggctCCCGCCCCCAGGCCACAGCATGCTCTCCACCTGTGGGGTAGATGGCACCAGCCATGCTGAGGGTACAGGGGGCACCTGCCGGGCACGCCTGGGCACAGGAAATGCCCTGTCTTGCTTGGATGTGGACCCTCAACCCATCAGTACATCCCACAAAGTGTCCCAGCCCAACCTGGCATGGGGCCAGGCAGGTGGTGAAGCTCTCCATTGGCCTTTTGGGAACATTCAACAACAGGAACTCAAAATGAAGCCCCTCATTCCCTGAGGAAGCCCCATCTGCTCTGGTCTGGCTCCTGTCTCCTGTCCCACACCCAGAGTCCCTAAGGTGTGGTCACACGTGCTGAAGCACAGGTGTGGACCTGGGGGACAccttcccctctgcccccacagCTTTGGCTGCCTGACTTTGCACCCAGGGGCTCCCAGACTCTCCGTGGTGAGAACAGAAACCTGCAGGACCTTCCCCTAGGGCCACGCCCTTACCTGGAGGTGCAGGTGGTCTGTCCACTGCCCGATGACTTTGTACTCAGGGGTGGAGTTCCTGATCTGGTACTGGTAGATGTCGTAACGCCCCGGGGCATCTCCGTTCTCATTGAATGTCACAGGAGTCCCAGCAATGCCTGTGGGAAAGGGGGGGATCagcaccccagcacccccaccctgcccccTGGGGTCCAAGGGGGCTCTGGGTTGATGCTCCCCCCTCACTGCTTCTTCTCAGAAAGGGGTAAAAGGAGCTTTAAAAGTTAAATCAAGTGAATTCTGGAGATAAACACTaatgaaaggaaggaagagaagaatcaagcgagaggggaaaataaataaaagagacaCTGTGGAGGAGATCAGAGGGTGGAGATAAATAGCAATAATAAGGGGACCAGACAGAAAATGTTTAGTAAGGAGAAAGGGCAGAGGAAAAGATGCGCTTCCAGAGGAGATCTGAGACAGacaagggcagagcagcaggaggcagtgggacctgtgccagctgggagggaggaggtggcagggggacaggaTGGGCAGGACAGCAGGTGAGGGCAGGGTGAAGGCAGGGCAGAAAGTGAGGGCagggtgagggcagggctgcaggtgagggcagaatggcaggtgagggcagggcagcaggtgagggCAGGCTGAGGGCAGGATTGCTGCCGGATTTACACTCCAAAAGCTCTCAGGAGATGTGGAAGCTCAGACCTCCTCACCCGCTGATCTGCCGCCCTCCCTCCACGCTGCACtcacagtgcagcagctgccagatgGTACCACAAATAaactgtgggtgctgctgcgtgacccacactggggacaaGCAGACACGCCAggccccagggcacagcagacCTGAGAAGTTGACGTTGCGGATGTACTTGAGCAGCTCCACGCCGTCCACCGGGTCCATGcgggggcacagccccacctTGCCGGGGCACAGGTTCTTGTGCATGTTGTGCAGGGCGTGGCCCATGGCGTAGACGGCATCGATGACGAACTgcaccttcccctcctgctcGTACGAGGAGTCCTGGCCGATCCTCTCCCGGTCTGcggggacaggggaagggggTTCCAcctcctgtgccccagccatgCCCCCCAGGATGTGTCTGCTGCACCCAAAGCCTTGCAAACGAGCCCGCCCTGGAGTGGAGCAGCTGGAAATTCCAACACCACTCCCGAACCTGCACATGCGGCCAAGGAACGTTCCCTGGGGAATACCCAGCCAATCTTCCCATCACAGGGTTCTGAAAATGTGCGTGCTGCACCCTGCTGTGCTTCCAAGAGCCCTGAGGATgtcacatccctgtgccatgggatATCCCTGAACTCCCAGGTCCCCAACAGGGGGACAAGAGGGTCCcccacaggctgggctgtgacCAACATCCCACCCTCGCCCCTGGCATGTTTCATCCCTCCTTCATCTCCCAGGAGTTTCCACCAGCTCAGGCTCCAGCCGTGGTGTCAAGGACAGCCCAGGAAGCATCCATCACTGcctgcctgtccccatctcACTCCCAAAGCCTCCTGTCACCCCACTCCCCTCGTCACCCCCTGCCTGTCACCCCCCTGCCTTGCTgaccccacagcctccctggctggcaggatCCTGCAAGGATCTGGCAATTACCAGTGACAGCTGCTTTCCCCCCTGTCATAACCGCCCGCAATGGGACCACAAACATGTTAATCACTTAGCAGAAGACACCGATTAACGCAGCACGCTGTTAATTACAGCTAAGAGAGCGTCTCCCAAGGGGCACGCCGCTATGGAGAGCCTTGGCCTctgcccctccatccctgccctgaggcATGGCCAGGCATCCTGCCAGGCCTCCAGTGGGAGGGAGGGCTTGTCAGGGAGCCGAAGGCACCACCTCCCTCCTCTGGAGAGGCGGCACATCCTAGAAAGCCACGCCAGGGTGCCCAAAATTAACTCCAGCTCTACCATGGAGGGATGCGCCCTGATGCGAGGTGGGATTCACAGggactgcagggacagcaccatgTGCTgaccttccttccctgctgtggggGAGTGGGATGAAGCTCCAGTGAGAGGGGATGgccctgtgagctgtgctggaggtccctgtgccaggacctgtGCCACTGACATGACACTAAAGCAAACTGATAAGGAACTGACCGACAGGAAAAGATGATATCGGGGAGGTGAATTCATAGCCCATCCTTCAAAGTTATAAAAACGCTTTTGGAATGTGGAGATTACTCATGCAAAGCCCGGCAGGTGATCCCTCCTTCCACATTATTGACAGGAGCCATTAATCTTCTCCCTCAACTTCAGGCCCTTCCCCATATTCATCTCCAAAGGCGCAGACAGGCCACTCTGTCTTGTCAAGATAATTACCCATTAAAAGAAGAGCTGTAATAGACTGTCCAGGGAGCTGAGCCCATGGGGgtgtcacagccctgccaccatccacagcactgtgctgcccagagcacaCACAGGACCTGGGGCTTGTCCTTacagctcctcagcttcccTCAGTCCCCTCATCCCTGCACACATCCCAAAATCCAACCACCGCAATAGCACAGGCTGTGGAGGCTGCATTTTCatccctgtgccaaggctgAGCAGTGCAGATAAGGAGacatccctggggctgtccctctgtctgtcagCACCTTGCCCCCGGCCCCAGCTGCTTTTTTCCAGACGGGAATTAGGCCAGTGCACAGAGGGGCAATGTGGAGCAGACAGACGAGGCTTGTTCCAAACCTGGAGACAATAAATCTCTGCCAAGCTCCAATAGAAGAGGGCCACAGAAGGGAGGTGACCTGCTGATTACAATAGCAGGGTCGTGCATCGTTCTACAGGGCTGGTAATTAATTTTCAAGAGCGTGACGAGGCTCAGCGGCCCCCTCGGAGGAGGGACGCAGCTCTCCCCCAGAGGCGGATGAGACGGGATTAGAATCAATTCCCTGCACACCACTGGTCCTGCCTTTTGGCAGGACTTAATCAAAATCACTCCCAGCACatctgtggggagcaggggatggagaATCTCCAAATCTtgtgggtgctggtggcagcacccagcacccctTGCTGTGGTTTTGGGCTGGGTGAGCCCATCCAGGAGCAGGGACGGTCCCTCTATGTGGGATGCTTGTGGCAAGCATCTGATGGGTGCTAGGGCTGATCACAGGCAGCTGCCATCAGGAATTCCATCAGCTCAGCCCTCACcttcctcccagctctcccatccAGGGaggggagccaggagctgtCTGGTTCAGAGTGGGACCCTTcggtttggtttttggggtggaatAAACTAGCCAAGCTGGCAATTCTTGGCCATGTTGGGCTCTACCCAAACCTGAGGGAAACAGCCCCAAACTGGGCATTTGCATCAGCCCTGCAAGGCAAGAGCTCGTGGATCTGCAGGGGCAGGTGATTTGCTTCACCAGGCGTTAGCTCCCTGCTCTATCTGCCAAGCAATCACTTGGGAGATGGTTTATTTGCTGACAAATTCCGATGATTTACAGACAGCTCCTAGGACATTTGCCACATCGTACTTTCGGCTGCTTCCACTGACACCATGGCCCTGAAATATCACCTGTTTAAAAGCTGCATCACAGTGGAGATGAGGAGATCAGCGCTCACAGGGCCTGCTCATGCATCTCCTGGGGCCAAGGGTTCCGTGATGCTCTGGAGAAGGATGAGGAGCTCTTGGCTACCCAAGGCCATGGCCACAAGCCAGTTTCCTGGTGTGCCCTTGCTGCTTGCTCAGCTCCCACCCACCCAGACCATCAGCTGAACCCTTGGGGAATGCCTGCAAGGACAGGGACGTGGAAGCACCATCCTGCTCATCCTCAGTGATGAGAGcagggggaaaacaaaaccttcacaggcacagccaggtcCCTCTGTCTGACGGCACACGATGGCTTCCAAGACACCCCTCCCAAGGGGACAAAGGGACGTGCCAATGTCCCCAAGTCCTGCCATGTCGCAGCCCACGAGCCACGGCGCCGTCATCTGTCTTCAGCCGGTGCCAGGCAGGCAGTAAATCTCTCCCATCTCTCAGTAAACATGTCACCTCCCTGAGCCTCCAACCATCACCTGACAGCAGCGCTGTCAGCAAGACAGATCCCCGGCTGCCTTGTTTACTGCACTCGTCCCTAAAGCCTCTTTTGGGTGGAAATGACTCAAAATGCGCACTGGGGCTTGAGGAAGCAGTTGGGAACCTGGAATGGGGATCCCCACCAGGATCAGAAAAACTCCATGCTCACAAGCAGAACCACACACCCCCTGTGAGCCCCCagcctcccagagcagcccccccagctctcACTGGTGCATTTCTTgatgctgctgcccttcctcagCGCGTGCCGGCTCAGCTTGCAGTGGAAATTCTCCTCCCAGAACTCGGCAAACCAGATGTTCCTGCGGTTGTTGTCCAGGGTCCTGCTGGAGAAGTAGCGGTCGAAACCTGCCCGGGGAGAAAGTGGATGGAGGGGATAAATCCCAGGGATGACAGAGAGATGCATCCTATACTCTCAAATTCCCCAGGCAGAGGGGAAGAGAGTTCTTGTGAGCGATGGGGACACATCAGAATGTGGTGGGATTCCGTCCAAAGCGTCACTTGTGCAGAGATGCAAGTGGAAAATCCACTCAGGGAAGATCCTCTGCAAAGCAGAGACTTTCTGGGACTTTGAGAGCAAAAAGCCTCTCTAGGTACGTTGGTGATAAAGGGAGAGTAGGGAAAACATGGCACATGGAAAATAAGGTGACTGGCGGGCAAATCAGGAGGCCTTTAAAGTCCATGGTGGTTTCACAGCCAAAACCTGCAGTTAAGGAGGGCAATCTCACCTCTGACTGAGACCCTCTTGGGCAGGATGGTGACAGAGCCCTCGGCCACCTCCTCCAGGTGCAGGACGGGGGCAATTTTGGAGCCCCAGCTGTCCGAGCCCATCCAGATGAAGTGCCCGGTCTGGTTCGCCCTCTTGGCCGCCTCCAGCACCCTTCTgtggaaagaagcagcagaggctgggccaCCAACTCCTTGTctggccccagggcagtggggacacTGGCACACTGCTGGTGgcatctcctgctccaggcacaaCCTGGTGCACATGGACACACAAAATCCAGCGGTGCCACTCAGCTCCCACACCCTCtgtcctcccagcccaggcacacagGCTGCTTCTCTCACTTCATTTGCATATTTGCTGACTGGTAATTGAATTTCCCCTTAATTACCCAAcattaggaaaggaaaaaaaaaggaaaagaatcagGTTATGCcgcagcaggcagggaaagcagcagcgTGGAGAGCACGTGCCCCCAGCATGGCCAgacctgggagaggagcagccagtgctgccaaTGCCCAGCATGGAGCTAAACTGGGCCCTGCTGGGTTCaactgggctctgctgggtgcagctgggcagctgagcagcagctgggagcagagatgcCATCGGTCCTGCTGAGCATCCCTCCTGGTGCCAGACACTCCTGCACACTCCTCCAGTGCCAGCCAGGCCAGGAACTCGGTGAGAGGATGGGAACAGAGCTGTTCCTGGATCTGACCCTGTGGGCTCTCTCTCCCAGGGCTCACTGTCCCCTCGGGGGCTCCTGTGGGTCCCCAGCCATGTGGGAGcagggcccagggcagctccatcTCCCCgtgcagagccaaggcaggCTGTGACTCAGCCCCCGCGTCGGAGCTGATCTTTTCAAGTCCAGATGGTGTTTGAAACGTgtaataagggaaaaaaaccccatagaaATCCAGCAGAGTGCAGACAAGATGGGAAGAGGCAGGcgtgcagtgggagctgtgcaggctgcTCCGAGCTCatcctgggctgccctgggctctgggcacatCCATCCCCAGGACAGTCACAGCCCATGTCCCActctgtgacagcagcacctccagctgcccctgctccctgtgcagggcaggatctCCACAGGGcaaacccaggaaattcccaTGGGATCAGTGATTTACACTCAAACTGAGCCAGGCAAGAATTCCAGCTACAACCTTCCCAATCTGTCCTTCCCATCTTCCAGGCTCTACAGTGCAGGGTCAGGATCATGGAGAACCCCACTCCTGGGCTAAAGGGGGCTGCAGAAccccctgcccagagctgcaagCCCATTTGGATGTTTCCAGAGCCCTGATAACAGGACCTGCCATTTATCCTGCAAGGtaaatcccttttccctctcacCCCCACCCCATGTCAGCTCCACAGACATTTCtattaaggaaggaaaaaagaaactgggaGAGTTTGCACATCTGATGTAAACTGATTTAAACTTGCAGTTTACCCACATTTACATAATGTTTGCTGATTAATAAATTAGACACTTAGGAAATCAGGGGTAGCTCCATGTGAATCATTCTGCTCCATAAACAACAGAGCTGCAGCCGCCGCTTcgcctgcagagcagctcatcaCCCTGAGTGCAGGCCACCTCCCcggccctgctgggcacagagagctggggaggtCCCCAAAAGGTCCCTGAAAGGTCCCTCAGATCTGTTCCTCTGCCAcgctggagctggggctgctctgcaaagCAGAACCAGCGCCTGggtcctgccctggccagctgggagcagcccctcaGGATATCCAGGGCTGCCAAAACTGATGGGAAGTGGGATTTtcctctgctggctctgtgtggCTGTGGTTGGATGGCAGCCACCTGCCAGGTGGCCGCTCTGAGTGGGTCCCCACTGCAGACATTCCCTGCCATGCCACACAGTGCAGCCTGTCCCCACTGCAGAcacatcccagtgcatccctgcccagaccccctCCACACCTGATATCGTCCTCGTTGGCGAAGATGATGACGGCGCGGGCGTGCGAGGTCTCCAGGAGCCGGCGGATGATCTTGTCAAACTCCCCCGGCTTGGGCTCCCTCGGGATCTTCACGGACTGGGCCACGCAGACCCCGCCTGCGGCAGAGAGAGCCCCCCTGGCACTGAGACACCCCACaaggccctgt
The genomic region above belongs to Molothrus ater isolate BHLD 08-10-18 breed brown headed cowbird chromosome 25, BPBGC_Mater_1.1, whole genome shotgun sequence and contains:
- the GRM4 gene encoding metabotropic glutamate receptor 4; translation: MSGGHFCMERLSFCLLLSAWSWGWAPGGAAKPKGQGYPHMNSIRIDGDITLGGLFPVHGRGAEGKACGELKKEKGIHRLEAMLFALDRINNDPDLLPNITLGARILDTCSRDTHALEQSLTFVQALIEKDSTEVRCVSGGPPIITKPERVVGVIGASGSSVSIMVANILRLFKIPQISYASTAPDLSDNSRYDFFSRVVPSDTYQAQAMVDIVKALKWNYVSTLASEGSYGESGVEAFIQKSREDGGVCVAQSVKIPREPKPGEFDKIIRRLLETSHARAVIIFANEDDIRRVLEAAKRANQTGHFIWMGSDSWGSKIAPVLHLEEVAEGSVTILPKRVSVRGFDRYFSSRTLDNNRRNIWFAEFWEENFHCKLSRHALRKGSSIKKCTNRERIGQDSSYEQEGKVQFVIDAVYAMGHALHNMHKNLCPGKVGLCPRMDPVDGVELLKYIRNVNFSGIAGTPVTFNENGDAPGRYDIYQYQIRNSTPEYKVIGQWTDHLHLQVESMLWPGGGSQQPSSICSLPCKPGERKKLVKGIPCCWHCERCDGYQYQLDEFHCKRCHFNERPNENHTSCTPIPIIKLEWSSPWAVVPVFIAIVGIIATLFVVITFVRYNDTPIVKASGRELSYVLLTGIFLCYATTFLMIAEPDLSTCSLRRIFLGLGMSISYAALLTKTNRIYRIFEQGKKSVSAPRFISPASQLVITFSLISLQLVGVCIWFIVDPSHSVIDYEDQRTTNPHFARGILKCDISDLSLICLLGYSMLLMVTCTVYAIKTRGVPETFNEAKPIGFTMYTTCIVWLAFIPIFFGTSQSAEKMYIQTTTLTISVSLSASVSLGMLYMPKVYIILFHPEQNVPKRKRSLKAVVTAATMSNKFSQKGGFRPNGEAKSELCENLETQALATKQTYVSYSNHAI